A window of Mucilaginibacter paludis DSM 18603 contains these coding sequences:
- the rplQ gene encoding 50S ribosomal protein L17, whose translation MRHGKKVNHLGRTDSHRKAMLANMASSLILHKRITTTLAKAKALRLYVEPILTKSKNDTTHSRRTAFSYLQDKETVTILFREIAEKIANRPGGYTRIVKLENRLGDNAEMAIIELVDYNTVYTKGEAKVEKKATRRRGGAGKGKSAASAAVTPADDAVIVEEAPAAEIVEETPVVEDKVIENPEEKGE comes from the coding sequence ATGAGACACGGAAAAAAAGTTAACCATTTAGGCCGTACCGACAGTCACCGTAAGGCGATGTTGGCAAACATGGCTTCTTCGCTTATCCTGCACAAGCGTATTACAACTACCTTGGCTAAAGCAAAAGCTTTACGTTTATATGTAGAGCCGATTTTAACAAAATCAAAAAACGACACTACACACTCACGCCGTACAGCGTTTAGCTATCTGCAAGACAAAGAAACAGTAACCATCCTGTTCCGCGAGATTGCAGAAAAAATTGCTAACCGTCCGGGTGGTTATACTCGTATCGTTAAATTGGAAAACCGTTTAGGCGATAACGCTGAAATGGCGATAATTGAGTTAGTTGATTATAACACAGTATACACCAAGGGCGAAGCTAAGGTTGAAAAGAAAGCTACCCGTCGTCGTGGTGGGGCAGGTAAAGGAAAATCGGCTGCCAGTGCAGCGGTTACTCCGGCTGATGATGCTGTAATTGTTGAAGAAGCTCCGGCTGCAGAAATAGTTGAAGAAACTCCTGTTGTTGAGGATAAGGTAATCGAAAACCCAGAAGAAAAAGGCGAGTAA
- a CDS encoding DNA-directed RNA polymerase subunit alpha, protein MAILAFQKPDKVIMQKSNDFDGTFEFRPLEPGFGITIGNALRRILLSSLEGYAITSVRFSGVNHEFSTIKGVVEDVTEIILNLKQVRMKKSGESGDSEKIFVIINGQDTFSAGDITKFSNNFTVLNPDLVICNMDSSVTLEIEITVGKGRGYVPSEENKNPDAMVGVIAIDSIYTPIKNVKYTIENYRVEQKTDYEKLVLDIATDGSVHPEDALKEAAKILIQHFMLFSDENMMLEAQAKEETKEVDEEILHMRKILKTELVDLDLSVRALNCLKAADIRSLADLVSYDVADMLKFRNFGKKSLTEIQDLVKSKGLSFGMNLSKFKLDEE, encoded by the coding sequence ATGGCAATATTAGCATTTCAAAAACCGGATAAGGTTATCATGCAGAAATCAAATGATTTTGATGGTACGTTTGAATTTCGTCCATTGGAACCAGGATTCGGGATAACTATTGGTAATGCTTTACGTCGTATCTTACTTTCATCATTGGAAGGTTATGCGATTACTTCTGTTCGTTTTTCAGGAGTTAACCATGAGTTTTCAACTATTAAAGGTGTGGTTGAAGACGTTACCGAAATCATATTGAACTTGAAACAAGTTCGTATGAAGAAATCAGGTGAGTCTGGTGATTCTGAAAAAATATTCGTGATCATCAATGGTCAGGATACATTCAGCGCCGGTGATATCACTAAGTTTTCAAACAACTTTACTGTACTGAATCCGGATCTGGTTATTTGTAACATGGATTCTTCGGTTACTTTAGAGATCGAGATTACTGTAGGTAAGGGCCGTGGTTACGTTCCAAGCGAAGAAAACAAAAATCCTGATGCAATGGTTGGCGTGATCGCGATAGATTCGATCTATACTCCGATCAAAAACGTGAAGTACACTATCGAAAACTATCGCGTTGAGCAAAAAACAGATTATGAAAAATTAGTTCTGGATATTGCTACAGATGGTTCAGTACATCCTGAAGATGCATTAAAAGAAGCCGCTAAAATTTTGATACAGCACTTTATGCTGTTCAGCGACGAGAACATGATGCTTGAGGCTCAGGCTAAGGAAGAAACTAAGGAAGTTGACGAGGAAATTTTACATATGCGTAAAATCCTTAAAACGGAGTTAGTTGATCTTGATCTTTCAGTTCGTGCGTTAAACTGCTTAAAAGCAGCTGATATCCGCAGCCTGGCTGATCTGGTTTCTTACGATGTAGCTGATATGTTAAAATTCAGAAATTTTGGTAAAAAATCGTTAACCGAAATTCAGGACCTGGTTAAGTCAAAAGGTTTATCTTTTGGCATGAACCTGTCTAAATTTAAGTTAGACGAAGAGTAA